In Phoenix dactylifera cultivar Barhee BC4 unplaced genomic scaffold, palm_55x_up_171113_PBpolish2nd_filt_p 000292F, whole genome shotgun sequence, the following are encoded in one genomic region:
- the LOC103698098 gene encoding F-box/LRR-repeat protein 3-like has protein sequence MAKRESAKLEEEGAKVCINEALTDDELRAVLARLDREEEKDTFGLVCKRWFRLQSSERRRLRARAGPAMLRRMADRFSGLVELDLSQSASRSFYPGVTDSDLSVIAAGFRVLRVLNLQNCKGVTDSGMLILGNGLPTLQSLDISHCRKLTDKGLTAVALGCCNLRRFHLAGCKSITDDLLQALSRTCSHLEELGLAGCNSITDSGLSFLANGCHFIKYLDVSKCSKISDVGVSRVAEVSSSYLKTLKLLDCYKVGDKSIFTLADSCHNLETLVIGGCHDVSDESMKSLALACVNSLKNLRMDWCLNVTDLSLNCLLSNCRYLMALDIGCCDKVTDSAFQALGMGGFESDLKVLKASNCLRITVTGVGTILQYCRSMEYLDLRSCPNVTRLGCEQAGLQFPERCKTNFDGSLSESDAMVDMFF, from the exons ATGGCAAAACGGGAGAGCGCCAAGCTCGAGGAGGAGGGGGCGAAGGTATGCATCAACGAGGCCCTCACCGACGACGAGCTCCGGGCGGTGTTGGCGAGGCTGgacagggaggaggagaaggacacTTTTGGCCTCGTGTGCAAGCGGTGGTTCCGGCTGCAGAGCTCCGAGCGGCGCCGCCTTCGGGCCCGCGCGGGCCCCGCCATGCTCCGCCGCATGGCCGACCGCTTCTCCGGCCTCGTCGAGCTCGACCTCTCCCAGTCCGCCTCCCGCTCCTTCTACCCCGGCGTCACCGATTCTGATCTCTCCGTAATAGCAGCCGGGTTCCGGGTCTTGCGAGTTCTTAATCTCCAGAATTGTAAAG GTGTTACTGATTCCGGGATGCTAATTCTGGGAAATGGCCTTCCAACGCTCCAATCCTTGGACATTTCGCACTGCAGAAAACTTACAGACAAGGGATTGACAGCTGTTGCACTGGGTTGTTGCAATTTGAGAAGGTTCCACCTTGCTGGCTGCAAGTCCATCACAGATGATCTACTGCAAGCTTTATCCAGGACCTGCTCTCACCTAGAAGAGCTGGGATTAGCAGGTTGCAACAGCATAACCGACTCCGGGCTCTCATTTCTTGCTAATGGCTgtcattttattaaatatttagaTGTTAGTAAATGCAGCAAGATTAGTGATGTTGGAGTTTCAAGAGTTGCTGAGGTCTCTTCATCATATCTGAAGACCCTAAAGCTGTTGGATTGCTACAAAGTTGGTGATAAATCCATATTTACCTTGGCTGACTCCTGCCATAACCTTGAGACCCTGGTTATTGGTGGATGTCATGATGTTTCTGATGAGTCAATGAAATCCTTAGCGCTTGCCTGTGTTAACAGCCTGAAGAACTTGCGAATGGATTGGTGTTTAAACGTCACCGACTTATCCTTGAACTGCTTGCTGTCAAATTGTAGATATCTTATGGCTCTTGATATTGGGTGCTGTGATAAAGTAACAGATTCGGCATTTCAGGCGCTAGGAATGGGAGGCTTTGAGTCAGATTTGAAAGTTTTGAAGGCCAGTAACTGCCTAAGGATCACAGTTACAGGAGTAGGCACAATATTGCAGTACTGCAGGTCCATGGAGTATCTTGACTTACGGTCCTGTCCAAATGTTACAAGGCTTGGTTGTGAGCAAGCTGGTTTACAGTTTCCTGAACGCTGTAAAACGAACTTTGATGGCAGCTTATCAGAGAGTGATGCTATGGTTGACATGTTTTTTTGA